The following proteins are co-located in the Apium graveolens cultivar Ventura chromosome 5, ASM990537v1, whole genome shotgun sequence genome:
- the LOC141723979 gene encoding uncharacterized protein LOC141723979, whose product MRIEVMLVVLYICLLSIGNGGGVSSSSFSRDGQALLALAARWTIVPSSITTTWINHKNKTHSPCSWVGVVCNKRQFVESLNLSSFGISGSLGPEFESLSYLTSLDLSYNSFFGSIPPELGNCSLLSTLDLSSNSLSGHIPPTLANLNRLVNLAAFSNSLNGSIPHSLFQIPTLQIIYLYDNKLSGSIPSSIGNMTDLIYLYLDDNKLSGIVPSSIGNCANLQDLMLSHNQLTGTLPNSFNYLRGLVQVDLNSNNLQGNIPFGSGSSCGQLEVLDLSFNSFVGPIPPELGNCTSLTMFSAVSSGITGHIPSSIGQLSDLTTLSLSQNLLSGKIPSELGQCRSLTDLELYSNELEGELPSELGLLRKLERLYLFENQLTGEIPSGIWKIETLIELHLYSNRFTGEIPFGITNLKELRNFTVHNNRFSGIVPQGLGINSSLEVVDFTNNTFTGQIPPNLCFKKKLWRLTLGSNYFEGSIPSDIGSCTSLERLKLEQNNLSGTLPQFVKNAGLVYMDLTGNRISGKIPVSVRNLSNITSISLSLNKLTGLIPQELGDLIYLQNLNLSRNDFEGPLPSQLSSCKRLLKFDVSYNHLNGSISSSFRSMARLASLVLSGNHFTDGLPPFLFDLESLLDLQLGENLLGGEFPALIRSAAALRVLKALNLSSNGLSGNLPAEMGNFLTLEILDVSSNNLTGTLDALSNLRSLTTVNVSYNLFTGAVPTKLMELLSSFPYSFVGNLGLCANCLPSNGLTCNVSRNFRLCDNTSSSGKGIGKVQIALIALAASLFAVLAFLALGYLFLKRRIMEQKAGIGAEEGASSLLQKVMEATENLNEKYIIGSGAHGTVYKVLLDPEKVFAVKKLTFTSMNEGHMSMVREIQTIGKVKHRNLVKLEQFWLRKDYGLILYNYMPNGSLHDILHVRRPQAALEWNTRYQIALGTAHGLAYLHFDTDPAIVHRDIKPMNILLDLDMEPHISDFGIAKILDQSSASMASTMVQGTIGYIAPENAFTTTKSKESDVYSYGVVLLELLTRKKALDSSFTEGQDIVSWVTSRWSNTEDITEIIDASLLDEVIDSGLKDQVAGVLLVALRCTEKEASKRLSMRDVVKQLEDLVSLNRIRPTSSLPVDHLSLL is encoded by the exons ATGAGAATTGAAGTGATGTTAGTAGTGTTATACATCTGTTTGTTATCAATTGGTAATGGTGGCGGCGTTTCAAGCAGCAGCTTCAGTCGTGATGGACAGGCTTTATTGGCACTTGCCGCCCGTTGGACTATTGTTCCTTCTTCGATTACTACTACCTGGATTAATCATAAAAATAAAACTCATTCTCCTTGTTCTTGGGTTGGAGTTGTTTGTAACAAACGCCAATTCGTGGAATCCTTGAATCTTTCTTCTTTCGGGATTTCGGGCTCATTAGGACCAGAATTTGAATCCCTCTCCTACCTCACCTCCCTTGACTTGAGCTATAACAGTTTTTTTGGTTCCATTCCTCCCGAATTAGGAAACTGTTCTCTTCTTTCCACTTTAGATCTCTCCTCAAATTCCCTTTCTGGACATATTCCACCTACTCTTGCAAACTTGAATCGTTTGGTAAACCTCGCTGCATTTTCTAATTCTCTCAATGGTTCCATACCCCACTCCCTCTTCCAAATCCCCACCCTCCAAATTATTTACTTGTATGATAATAAACTCTCTGGTTCGATCCCCTCGAGTATTGGTAACATGACGGACCTCATTTACCTTTACTTGGACGATAATAAACTCTCTGGAATTGTTCCCTCTTCCATTGGTAATTGTGCTAATTTGCAAGATCTCATGTTGTCTCATAACCAATTGACTGGGACACTTCCGAACAGTTTTAATTATCTACGGGGCCTTGTACAGGTGGATTTGAACTCAAACAATCTTCAAGGAAATATTCCTTTTGGTTCTGGTAGCAGTTGCGGACAATTGGAAGTATTGGATTTGTCTTTCAATAGTTTTGTTGGACCGATTCCACCAGAGTTGGGGAACTGTACTAGCTTAACAATGTTTTCAGCAGTAAGCTCTGGAATAACTGGTCATATCCCTTCTTCTATTGGCCAACTTTCTGACTTGACCACTCTTAGCCTTTCTCAAAACCTTTTGTCCGGGAAGATACCATCTGAACTTGGTCAATGTAGGTCCTTAACAGACTTGGAACTGTATAGCAATGAACTTGAGGGTGAACTACCAAGTGAATTAGGGTTGCTAAGAAAATTGGAGAGACTTTACCTATTTGAAAACCAGCTAACAGGTGAAATTCCTTCCGGTATTTGGAAGATTGAAACCCTTATTGAACTTCATTTGTACTCTAACCGTTTTACGGGGGAGATTCCTTTTGGCATTACCAACCTTAAGGAATTAAGGAACTTCACTGTTCACAACAATCGATTTTCGGGAATTGTACCTCAGGGTCTGGGTATCAATAGCAGCTTGGAAGTAGTGGACTTCACAAATAACACATTCACAGGCCAGATCCCACCAAATCTTTGCTTTAAGAAAAAACTGTGGAGATTGACTCTAGGATCTAATTACTTTGAAGGTAGTATTCCATCTGATATAGGAAGCTGCACTTCTTTAGAAAGACTAAAATTGGAGCAAAATAACCTTTCTGGAACTCTTCCGCAGTTTGTAAAAAATGCTGGCCTCGTGTATATGGACTTGACCGGTAATAGAATTAGTGGAAAGATTCCTGTAAGTGTGAGGAACCTGAGCAATATCACCTCAATTAGCCTCTCCCTAAACAAGCTTACGGGGCTAATACCCCAGGAACTAGGAGACCTGATTTACCTTCAGAATCTTAATCTCTCTCGCAATGATTTTGAAGGTCCTTTGCCTTCTCAGCTGTCAAGTTGCAAAAGGTTGTTAAAGTTTGATGTGAGCTATAATCATTTGAACGGCTCCATTTCTTCTAGTTTCAGAAGCATGGCAAGGCTAGCATCTCTTGTTCTAAGTGGAAATCATTTTACTGACGGATTACCACCTTTTTTGTTTGATCTTGAAAGTCTTTTAGATTTACAACTTGGTGAAAATCTATTAGGTGGAGAATTTCCTGCATTGATTAGATCTGCTGCAGCATTACGGGTGTTGAAAGCACTAAATCTCAGTAGTAATGGGTTATCAGGTAATCTTCCTGCAGAAATGGGGAACTTTTTGACGTTGGAGATTCTAGATGTATCTAGCAACAATCTAACTGGGACTTTGGATGCTCTTTCAAACCTCCGATCTTTAACCACTGTCAATGTCTCGTATAACTTGTTTACTGGTGCAGTACCGACAAAATTAATGGAGTTGCTAAGCTCGTTTCCATACTCATTTGTTGGAAATTTGGGACTTTGTGCAAACTGTCTTCCAAGTAATGGCTTGACTTGTAATGTTAGCAGAAATTTTAGGCTTTGTGATAATACATCGAGTAGCGGGAAAGGCATTGGAAAAGTACAAATTGCATTGATAGCTCTTGCAGCATCATTATTTGCTGTTCTTGCCTTCCTTGCTCTGGGTTATTTGTTTTTAAAACGAAGGATCATGGAGCAGAAAGCGGGAATTGGTGCTGAAGAGGGTGCCTCGTCTCTTCTTCAAAAGGTAATGGAAGCTACTGAGAATCTGAATGAGAAGTACATTATTGGAAGCGGAGCCCATGGCACTGTTTACAAGGTTCTATTGGACCCAGAAAAAGTGTTTGCTGTGAAAAAGCTTACATTCACGAGCATGAATGAGGGACACATGAGCATGGTTAGAGAAATTCAGACGATTGGGAAGGTCAAGCACCGGAATCTAGTCAAATTGGAACAATTTTGGTTGAGAAAGGACTATGGTTTGATTTTGTATAATTACATGCCAAACGGAAGTCTTCACGACATTCTTCACGTGAGACGCCCCCAAGCAGCCTTAGAATGGAATACTCGTTATCAGATAGCATTAGGAACTGCTCATGGTCTAGCATACCTCCATTTTGACACAGATCCTGCCATTGTGCACCGTGATATCAAACCAATGAACATTCTTTTGGACCTTGATATGGAGCCTCATATATCAGATTTTGGCATCGCCAAAATTCTGGATCAATCTTCTGCTTCAATGGCAAGCACTATGGTCCAGGGAACAATTGGATATATTGCCCCAG AAAATGCATTCACGACAACAAAAAGTAAGGAATCTGATGTGTACAGCTACGGTGTTGTTTTGCTGGAGCTATTAACTAGAAAAAAGGCCTTGGATTCTTCATTTACAGAGGGCCAGGACATTGTAAGCTGGGTTACATCTAGATGGAGCAACACCGAGGATATAACAGAGATTATAGACGCGAGCCTTTTGGACGAAGTCATTGATTCAGGTCTCAAAGACCAAGTTGCTGGTGTCCTTTTAGTGGCTTTGAGATGTACAGAAAAGGAGGCAAGCAAAAGACTCTCGATGAGAGATGTAGTGAAGCAATTAGAAGATTTAGTCTCGCTAAATAGAATCAGACCCACAAGTAGTTTACCTGTAGACCATTTGTCCCTGTTGTGA
- the LOC141660039 gene encoding protein FAR1-RELATED SEQUENCE 5-like encodes MYSKRLNLSDYLSSKLKYPHLPITLQNVYKKGTDLQQRFVVNLNLTNTFAVVDLGLEGWIIGGTAEIFSGRSGRTAENFCGDFGTFSSRNSSCFVNSRAYALRNGFAIKIQASHRNKDNEIYGRLYVCRLYGKSIVAESSQNKRRREVLLKSECKVRMYVNYQKKKRHWEVTSLELVHNHGLVSPSKMNLVQRERHVNTATRSLIKTLYGSGVRNCQVMNVIGNIHGGNDKVGFNVQHVRNVLRDERKKKFEISDAQAGLDLLHRLNEESGSKYFIRTEVDEENRLKCLVWIDPRCIMAYQNFGDVMAFDTTYRTNRYAMPFVPFTGVNHHYQSVIFGFALMRDEHASTFEWILRTWLEGVGNNPPLTIITDQDQAMASAIAVVLPNTTHLLCSWHISQKFPEKLAHYYSAFPEFKTDFNNCIYKSLTECVFEARWASFVEKYHLKDHKWLKGLYELKHKWIPAYTRNKFSAFQNSTSRSEGMNSFFDKYVSSATGLKEFIENAKSIGKAIHEGEGRRLCHH; translated from the exons ATGTATTCAAAACGATTAAACTTATCTGATTACCTTAGttcaaaattaaaatatcctCACCTTCCTATTACATTACAAAATGTCTATAAAAAGGGGACGGATCTACAACAACGGTTTGTTGTAAACTTAAATTTAACAAACACTTTTGCAGTCGTTGATCTGGGATTGGAGGGCTGGATCATTGGGGGGACCGCGGAAATTTTCAGCGGTCGGTCAGGACGGACCGCGGAAAATTTCTGCG GCGATTTTGGGACATTTTCATCAAGAAATTCAAGTTGTTTTGTCAATTCAAG GGCTTATGCTTTACGAAATGGATTTGCTATTAAAATTCAAGCTAGCCATCGTAATAAAGACAACGAGATATATGGTCGTTTATATGTTTGTAGGCTTTATGGAAAAAGTATCGTCGCCGAGAGTAGTCAAAATAAACGGCGTAGAGAGGTTCTTCTTAAAAGCGAGTGCAAGGTGAGGATGTAtgtcaattatcaaaagaaaaaacgTCACTGGGAGGTAACTAGCCTTGAATTGGTACACAACCACGGTCTTGTTTCCCCTAGTAAGATGAATTTGGTACAACGAGAAAGACATGTCAACACCGCGACCCGTAGTTTGATTAAAACGCTTTATGGTTCGGGGGTTCGTAATTGTCAAGTGATGAATGTGATTGGTAACATTCATGGAGGTAATGACAAAGTTGGTTTCAATGTTCAACATGTTAGGAATGTGTTAAGAGACGAGAGGAAGAAAAAGTTTGAGATTAGTGACGCCCAAGCGGGGTTAGACTTGTTGCATAGGTTGAATGAAGAAAGTggttctaaatattttattaggaCCGAAGTCGATGAAGAGAATCGCTTGAAGTGTCTAGTATGGATTGATCCGAGATGTATAATGGCTTACCAAAATTTTGGCGATGTTATGGCTTTTGATACCACTTATCGGACAAATAGGTATGCAATGCCATTTGTCCCATTTACCGGAGTCAATCATCATTATCAATCGGTAATTTTCGGGTTTGCATTGATGCGGGATGAACACGCGTCGACTTTTGAGTGGATTCTTCGTACTTGGCTTGAAGGTGTGGGGAATAATCCTCCATTGACTATAATCACGGATCAAGATCAAGCCATGGCAAGCGCTATTGCGGTTGTACTCCCGAATACTACCCATTTATTGTGTTCTTGGCACATTAGTCAAAAATTCCCGGAGAAATTAGCTCATTATTATTCGGCTTTTCCGGAATTCAAGACGGACTTCAACAATTGCATTTATAAATCTCTCACCGAATGTGTTTTTGAAGCTAGATGGGCGTCGTTTGTGGAAAAGTATCACTTGAAAGATCATAAATGGTTAAAGGGGTTATATGAGTTGAAGCACAAGTGGATTCCTGCATATACTAGAAACAAATTTTCGGCGTTTCAAAATAGTACATCGAGGAGTGAGGGGATGAATTCTTTCTTTGATAAGTATGTGAGTTCGGCAACGGGTTTGAAGGAATTCATTGAAAATGCTAAAAGCATTGGCAAGGCAATTCATGAGGGAGAAGGAAGAAGATTATGTCACCATTAA
- the LOC141660040 gene encoding protein FAR1-RELATED SEQUENCE 3-like, whose protein sequence is MKLHTTLEYHASCIYTKEMFRRFQDELVESSKYFVEKDRRASEEGERMGDVYTYYSCYRPMSDPTRRNVYFVAFEKASSLGMCTCRMLEHSGLPCRHLLAVFTKKRVSEIPPYYINRRWTMHANRVDGVLPYNLDVGQSHEMTSTDRFNSMTMLTMSFCQSSIASKERYDYAVGVMNREIPILEKMSVDGIKSYESNSQAPNASAHEEIILDPIMSQTKGRKKDVRFKSPIESIGKKEKPPRRCTYCQMEGHDKRKCASRLEDLKNVQESQYN, encoded by the coding sequence ATGAAATTGCATACCACATTAGAGTATCATGCTTCTTGTATCTACACTAAGGAAATGTTTAGAAGATTTCAAGATGAATTGGTTGAGTCTTCAAAATACTTTGTTGAAAAAGACCGACGAGCTAGTGAAGAAGGGGAGAGAATGGGGGATGTTTATACGTACTATAGTTGTTATAGGCCCATGTCCGATCCTACGAGAAGAAATGTTTATTTTGTGGCATTCGAGAAAGCAAGCTCTTTGGGAATGTGTACGTGTAGAATGCTTGAACATTCGGGGCTACCTTGTAGACACCTATTGGCGGTCTTCACTAAGAAACGGGTTTCAGAAATTCCCCCGTATTACATAAACCGGAGGTGGACAATGCAtgccaatagagttgatggtgtgtTGCCTTACAATTTGGATGTTGGACAAAGTCATGAGATGACCTCAACCGATCGATTTAATAGCATGACAATGTTAACCATGAGTTTTTGTCAAAGTAGCATTGCATCCAAGGAACGGTATGATTATGCCGTTGGAGTGATGAATCGAGAAATACCAATTCTCGAAAAAATGAGCGTTGATGGAATTAAATCTTACGAAAGCAATTCGCAAGCTCCAAATGCAAGTGCTCATGAAGAAATAATTCTTGACCCTATTATGTCCCAAACTAAAGGGAGGAAGAAGGACGTTCGTTTCAAAAGTCCAATAGAATCGATTGGTAAAAAGGAGAAGCCGCCAAGAAGGTGCACTTATTGTCAAATGGAAGGCCATGATAAAAGGAAGTGTGCTAGTAGACTAGAAGATCTTAAAAATGTTCAAGAATCGCAATATAATTAG